The Microbacterium oleivorans genome contains the following window.
TGGGGCCGGGTTCGCGGGTGGTGGCGCGCGACTTGTTCGGCGCGAGCTTGTCGGAGACGGTCATGATGGGCCTTTCGTGGACGGTGATGGGCGGGCGGTGAGCTGCTGGCCGGGGTGCCCATCACGGCCCCGGCCAGCAGGTGTGTTCACGCGCGGGTGTACGCGCGTGCAGTCGATGCGCCGGCGGGGCCGGTCACGACGATCGGGGCGGACCCGGCGGCGCCTGCGGGCAGTGCCGCCTTGAGCTGCGTCGAGGAGAGCACCTGGAACAGCGGCGACTCGACACCGCCGAAGGTCACCGAGGTGACACCACTGAAACCGGTGCCCGAGATCGTCACCGACTGCCCAGCGGCCTGACCCGACGGCAGCGCCGAGGTCAGCGTGGGGGCCACGGTGCTGGCCGGCGGGATCAGCCACTCGCCGACGTGCTCGTTGCCCAGCAGCGGCGAGCGCTTCACCGCGAGGGTGAGCTCCGTGCCGTTGACGGCGCCGCGCTCGGACTTGTCGACCTTCGCCTTGGTGACGGTGACCTCGGCGATGCGGCGGCGGATGACGCCGTTCTTGAAGATCTCCTCGCTGAACGCGACGAGGTCGGTGAGGTGACCGCCGGCGTCGATCGTGATGAACCCGTTCGCGTCGGGGGTCTTGCCCCACGCGAGCTTGCGGACGAGGCGGTCGTACTGGGCGAGCTTGACGACCAGTGTCGGGTTCGACAGGCCCGAGGGGATCTGGTAGCCCTCCTGGAAGAACTTCACCTGGTCGCCGTCGGGTTCGAGGACCCACTCGAAGCCGCCGTCCTCGGTGAGCAGACCCGCCTTCTCGTAGGCGGGTTCGAGGGTGAGGGTGGGGCTGGCGCCGTCGCTGGGGGTCGGGAACGCGGTCCCGGCGGGGGCGAAGCCGAGGAACCCGGTGACCGGGATACCGACGGCGGAGATGTCGTTGCCGAACTGGTCGACCATGATGTCGCTCCTTCGAAGCGGTAGGGCCCTCCCGGGCCGGGTGTGGTGGTTCAGAGCGCCTTGCCGACGACGTCCAGGGTGAACGCCATGTAGCGCCGGGCGCGCGGCTGGCTCTCGGGCACGCGGTAGGGGCCGAGGGAGCCCCGGACCCGAGAGACGGGGTTGTCGGGGTCGATGCTGGGGATCTGGGTCCGCAGGGCGTGCACGATCAGTGCGAGATCGGCTGCGTCTTGCGGGTTCTCGGGGCTGCCGGCGAGGACCGACAGGCCGACCGTGCGCCGGCCGGTGAGCAGTGAGGTGTCGGGGCCGCCGTCGTCGCGGATGATGAGCGACCGTTCGGGGAAGTCGGGCCCGTCCTGTTCCCGGTTGTCGACGACGACGCCGCGGCACACGTCCTCGGGCCGGGCGGCGAGGGCGTTGCGGTACCAGCCGGTGAGGAACAGCTCGAGGTCGGTGTGGATGACGGCAGGCTCAAACACGGCTTGCCACCTTCCCCACCGCCCGCGCGAGGACACCCTCGCGGGACTCGATGACCATGGCGTACGGGACGTCGGCCACGACCGTCGCGACAGGCCCGTCCGGGGTCTGCTCGACCTCGACGTGGATGCTGTCGCGGTACTCGCCGGTCAGGACCGGGGCGTCGGACTGCGCGGCGTCGACGACGGCTGCGGCGGCGTCCGTCACGAGGTCGCGGACGCTAGCGGATCGGGCGATCTCGGCGAGGCCGGCTTCGTTGAAGGTCGCCATCAGCCCTCCCGGTCTTCGAGCGGCACTTCGAGGTGCGGCTGCCAGCCCGTGAACGGGTTCCGGTCGGCGGCCGGCTTGACCTTCACGTGGTAGGTCACGCCGTCGGCGCGGATGCGGTCGCCGGGGCGGACATCGGCGTCGGGGGCGCAGTAGAGGCTCTTCTCGGTGAGTATCTGGGTCCGGGTTGCCGTTTCGGTTAGGGTGCTCGAGCTGGCGGCGACCCACGCGCCCGGGATCTCGATGGTGTCGGGGGTGTCCCACGACCCGGGCACCATGTTGTCGGGGTTGTAGGGGCTGGCGACCTGCTTCCGGCGATCCCGGTGCACGGTCTGACCGAACGGGAACATCAGCTGACCCGCGCGATGCGATAGGCGTCGAGCAGCTGCTCCTCGCCGGGCAGCAGGTTTCCGCCGGCGGCGGCGCCCGACGCCGCCTGCGCGTACGTGACGGATGCGGATCCGGTCTGCTGCCGTACGATGCCCATCGGGTTGCCGAGCGCACGGGCGGCCATGTGCAGCGTCAGCGGGGTGAGGGTCTCGGGGATCTCCGTGAACCCGGCGGTGTAGGTGACCTCGACCGCGGCGCCCCGGATGCTTGTCCACCCGGTGTCGGGGTCGAAGTCGATGCGGGTGAGGTCCTCGACTGGCTTCCCGTTGACGACGACCGACTCGATCGCGGTGATTCGGAGGGCGGGAAGCCACACCTCGTCGACGAAACGCGAGCGGCGCCGGAAGATCAGGCCCGTCTGCTGCTTTGCGATGTGCCAGCGGCAGTAGTCGCGGATGCGGCGGCTGGCTGCCTTGATCTCGTCTTCGAGGAAAAGGGTGGTTGCGGGGATGAGCCCCTGCGACATGTTGGCCATCTGGTCCTTGGTCGCGAAGAGATCCATCCCCGCCCCCTCCCCTACTTCGCCGAGCCGGTGTCGCCGGCGTCGGCGGTCTTGGCCGTGACGCGCTTGGTCTGCGCGCGCTTCGGCTTCTGCTCGGGCTCCGGGGTCTCCGGCGCCTCCACAGGCTTGGTCTGCACGTCCTTGAGCCAGGACACGCTCGTGGTGACGGGGCCGTCGACGTTCGTCTGAGCGACGACGGCGTCCGCCGGGTAGGTGACCTCGGTGGTGCCGGGCGGCACGTACGTCACTGCGTCGGTGCTCGCGTTGTCGGCAACGGCCTCGGTCACGGTCGGCGCACCGTCGAAGGGCACCGCGCCGGTGCTCTTCGGGGTGACGACGTCCTCGTCAGGGTCGATCTGGATGCCCATGCGGGTGCTCCTTCGGTTGGACAGGGACGCCCGGGCCGGAGGGCTCCGGGCGTCCCCGTGTGGATCAGCCTGCGAGGCCGGTGACCCGACCGAACGCGCCGGGACGGTAGATGGCGAGCGCCAGACGCTCCTCCGCGCGAAGAGCCGTGAGGTTCTTCTGGAAGTAGTCGGCGTGGCTGTTGCTCGCCTCGACGGTGATGCCGCCCTTGCGGAACACCTGGCCGCCCTGTGCGAACGCACCGACGAGCGCGGTGTTCTCGGCGAGGGCGGGCGTGTTCACCACGCGCTTGCCCCACAGCGAGGGGTTGCCCTCCTGCACGAACGGGCCCTGTGCGTAGTAGGCGCCCTGCAGGTTCTTCGACAGGGCGATGCCCTCCCATCCCAGCGGGTCGATGACGACCGCGTCGGGCTCGAGGAACTGCGTGGTGCGGATGCGCGTGATCTGGCGGTAGATCGCGTCCATCGCGTTGTCGTCGGCGGCCGAGGGTGCCTCGCCTCGCACGATCGGGGTCGCCAGGCCGGGCCGGTTGAGCAGGCCGACGAGGTTCGCTCCGGTGCCGTCGCCGTTGAGCAGCTGCGCCTCTTCGGCGAGCTTGACGAACAGCACCAGGCGGGCGTCGATGTAGGAGCGGGCCTGGGCCCAGTCCTCGAGCATCTCGTCCGAGATCGGCAGGAACGTGGCGATCTTGTGGAGGACCTCGTCGACCTTCGTGAACGCCAGCGCCGACTCGGGCTTGAGTCCGCCCTCGGCGACGGCCGCGGCACCGTTGGTGACGATGGACTCGACGAGGTAGCGGATCAGGGGCGAGGTGGTGGTGCCCGAGGGGAACAGGTCGGCGATCGTCAGCGTCCGGAAACGCTGGTCGATGATGCCGGGCTGCACGGCGGGCTGGTTGGTGACCTGGTAGCCGCCGCCGGGTGCGCCGGCGTTGCCCTGCAGCAGCGGTGCCTTCAGCTCGACGTCTCCCGACGCCCAGTTGCCCTTCAGGCCCTTCTGCAGCAGCGACTTGTACGCGGCCGACTCGACGAACTGCGCGCCGAACGACTTCGCGACGGCCTCCGCGCGCTCGTCGGCGGATGCGTCGTCGAGGGTGCCGCCGCTGGACGCGGCGAAGGACTTGCGCTTCTCCTCGATGTAGTCGAGGTTCTGCACTTCGTCCGTCCACTTCTTGATGTCGGCCTCGAGCGGATCGAGCGCCGCCTTCTGGTCGGCGAACGACTTGTACTCGCCGTTGCGGTTCTCCGCGACGTCGAGTGCCTTCTGCGAGAGCTCGCGGACCTTGTCCTGAGCCTCCTTGAGCTTCGTGCTCATTTCCCCTCCCGGGAGTTGGTACCTGCGAGTGTGTTCATGACGCGGATTCGCGCCATGCGGACCTGAAGCTCAGCCGCCTCGGCCGCGTCCGTCGTCTCCGTCTCGACGGGCGCATTGGCCGCGTCGTCGGGGGCGTCGGTCGCGGGGGTCAGCGACTTGGCTTCGGGGTCGGGAGTCAGTACTTCGACCACTCCCACGGTCGCTCGATCGCCCAGCAGGGTGATGACCGATCCGTCGTCTGTGTAGCTCTGGCGGTAGAGCTCGGTTTCGTACGTGTCCCGGTCTTCGACCTCGAACACGAGGATGCCGCCGCCGTCGGCATCCGGGATCGTCCCGCGAAGCCAGACCCAGTCGCCGGAGTTCGCTTCGCGCAGCGCGGCGCGGGCGCGTTCCTGCACCGCCTCGAGCGAGCCGGCGAGGGTCTTCGTGCCGGAGCGGGGCCGGAACGCCTTCTCCGTCGGCAGCGCGCCGCCGAGAGCGACCGCCGCGTCGAGGATGGACTGGATCAGCTCGCCGTCGGCGGCGCTGTTTCGGGCACCGGTCTTCGAGGTTGCGGACTTCGAGGTCAGCACCACGGCTTCCCGGTTTGATGGGATCGCCACGAAAGCGCCGTTGAGCAGCTCGCGTTTGGTCACCGCGCCGGCGCCCTTGCCCTCGGTGAGGGTCATGAACGCGACCGAGGTGGTGCGGATGTGGCCCTCATTGACGAGGGTGCGCACCTCCTGCGCCCGCGGCAGCGAGCTGTAGGTGCCGGAGAC
Protein-coding sequences here:
- a CDS encoding IPT/TIG domain-containing protein; translated protein: MVDQFGNDISAVGIPVTGFLGFAPAGTAFPTPSDGASPTLTLEPAYEKAGLLTEDGGFEWVLEPDGDQVKFFQEGYQIPSGLSNPTLVVKLAQYDRLVRKLAWGKTPDANGFITIDAGGHLTDLVAFSEEIFKNGVIRRRIAEVTVTKAKVDKSERGAVNGTELTLAVKRSPLLGNEHVGEWLIPPASTVAPTLTSALPSGQAAGQSVTISGTGFSGVTSVTFGGVESPLFQVLSSTQLKAALPAGAAGSAPIVVTGPAGASTARAYTRA
- a CDS encoding phage major capsid protein, with the protein product MSTKLKEAQDKVRELSQKALDVAENRNGEYKSFADQKAALDPLEADIKKWTDEVQNLDYIEEKRKSFAASSGGTLDDASADERAEAVAKSFGAQFVESAAYKSLLQKGLKGNWASGDVELKAPLLQGNAGAPGGGYQVTNQPAVQPGIIDQRFRTLTIADLFPSGTTTSPLIRYLVESIVTNGAAAVAEGGLKPESALAFTKVDEVLHKIATFLPISDEMLEDWAQARSYIDARLVLFVKLAEEAQLLNGDGTGANLVGLLNRPGLATPIVRGEAPSAADDNAMDAIYRQITRIRTTQFLEPDAVVIDPLGWEGIALSKNLQGAYYAQGPFVQEGNPSLWGKRVVNTPALAENTALVGAFAQGGQVFRKGGITVEASNSHADYFQKNLTALRAEERLALAIYRPGAFGRVTGLAG
- a CDS encoding HK97 gp10 family phage protein, which produces MATFNEAGLAEIARSASVRDLVTDAAAAVVDAAQSDAPVLTGEYRDSIHVEVEQTPDGPVATVVADVPYAMVIESREGVLARAVGKVASRV